A genomic stretch from Hemicordylus capensis ecotype Gifberg chromosome 5, rHemCap1.1.pri, whole genome shotgun sequence includes:
- the ADRA2C gene encoding LOW QUALITY PROTEIN: alpha-2C adrenergic receptor (The sequence of the model RefSeq protein was modified relative to this genomic sequence to represent the inferred CDS: deleted 3 bases in 2 codons; substituted 1 base at 1 genomic stop codon), translating to MELPRNTSAAPHNGSLLALFSTSQSSFLLLPPASPYSPAAVACLAALVGFLIVFTIVGNVLVVIAVLTSRALRAPQNLFLVSLASADILVAALVMPFSLANELMADWYFGKAWCNIYLALDVLFCTSSIVHLCAISLDRYWSVTQAVEYNQKRTPQRIKGVILIVWLISAIISFPPLISMYWEPEGEGPPQCKLNDQTWYILSSCIGSFFAPCLIMVLVYVRIYRVAKLRTRTLSEKRPGPDGPSQTENGGLSRAPGASCRXGPSPPGRTASSPATAAGEPRSWRTSSWKRAAPRRAGAGGAGRSTAAAKPARGARSVFSKQSSGRSLEFLASQRRKRGSLCQKTVNQTREKRFTFVLAVVMGVFVVCWFPFFFSYSLYGICREACEIPETLFKFFFWTGYCNSSLNPVIYTIFNQDFRRSFKHILFGRKRKIRKKKMFSLH from the exons atGGAACTGCCCCGGAACACAAGCGCGGCCCCCCACAACGGCTCCCTCTTGGCACTCTTCTCTACCTCCCAGtcttctttcctcctgctgcCGCCCGCCTCGCCCTACTCCCCGGCAGCCGTGGCCTGCTTAGCCGCTTTGGTGGGCTTCCTGATCGTCTTCACCATTGTAGGCAACGTGCTGGTCGTGATCGCTGTGCTGACCAGCCGGGCGCTGAGAGCCCCGCagaacctcttcctggtgtccctgGCGAGCGCCGACATCCTGGTGGCCGCCTTGGTCATGCCCTTTTCCTTGGCCAACGAGCTGATGGCCGACTGGTACTTCGGCAAGGCCTGGTGCAACATCTACCTGGCCCTGGACGTCCTGTTCTGCACCTCCTCCATCGTGCACCTCTGTGCCATCAGCCTGGACCGGTACTGGTCGGTTACCCAGGCGGTGGAGTACAACCAGAAGCGGACCCCGCAGCGCATCAAAGGGGTCATCCTGATCGTCTGGCTGATCTCGGCCATCATCTCCTTCCCCCCCTTGATCTCCATGTACTGGGAGCCGGAGGGGGAAGGGCCTCCCCAGTGCAAGCTCAACGACCAGACCTGGTACATCCTCTCGTCGTGCATCGGCTCCTTTTTCGCCCCCTGCCTGATCATGGTGCTGGTTTACGTCCGCATCTACCGGGTGGCCAAGCTGAGGACCAGGACCCTCTCCGAAAAGCGGCCTGGGCCAGACGGCCCCTCGCAGACGGAGAACGGCGGCTTGTCCCGAGCC CCCGGGGCTTCATGTCGCTGAGGACCCAGCCCACCAGGGAGAACGGCCAGCTCGCCAGCCACCGCCGCTGGAGAACCTCGGAGCTGGAGGACATCGAGCTGGAAGAGAGCAGCACCTCGGAGAGCAGGCGCCGGCGGAGCCGGGAGGAGCACCGCCGCGGCAAAGCCAGCCAGAGGCGCTCGT TCGGTCTTCTCCAAGCAGTCCAGCGGCCGCTCCCTCGAGTTTTTGGCCTCCCAGCGCAGGAAGCGGGGCAGCCTCTGCCAAAAGACGGTCAACCAGACGCGCGAGAAGCGCTTCACGTTCGTCCTGGCCGTGGTCATGGGGGTCTTTGTGGTCTGTTGGTTCCCCTTCTTCTTCAGCTACAGTTTGTACGGCATCTGCCGGGAGGCCTGCGAGATCCCGGAGACCCTCTTCAAGTTCTTCTTCTGGACGGGCTACTGCAACAGCTCCCTCAACCCAGTCATCTACACCATCTTCAACCAGGACTTCCGCCGGTCCTTCAAACACATTCTCtttgggaggaagaggaagatcaggaagaagaagatgttctcccTGCATTGa